The genomic window CCCTGAGGACTTACTACAAGCTTTAGAGGAAAAAACAGGTCGTGGCATCATTGGTAATAAAGTAGCATCAGGTACAGAAATCCTTGATGAACTAGGAAGCGAGCACGTTAAAACAGGGAAATTAATTGTTTACACTTCTGCTGATTCGGTTCTACAAATCGCAGCCCATGAGGACATTGTTCCAGTGGACGAGCTTTATCGTATTTGTGAAATAGCACGTGAGCTGACCCTTGATCCAAAATATATGGTCGGACGCATTATTGCGCGTCCGTTTGTAGGCGATGCCTCTGGTTGGAAGCGAACGTCGAATCGTCATGACTATGCGTTAAAACCTTTTGGCAAGACGGTTATGAATGCGCTTGAAGATGCAGGTCTTGATTCGATTGCATTAGGGAAAATCTCTGACATTTATGATGGAGAAGGGGTAACGGCTTCCATTCGAACGGTTTCAAATGAAGATGGAATGAATAAATTGATTAAACAAATGGATGAAGCATTCACGGGTCTTTGCTTCTTGAATTTAGTTGATTTTGATGCACTGTTTGGTCATCGTCGTGATGTAGTAGGGTACGGTCAATCGTTAAATGAATTTGATGCACAACTTAAAGAGCTTTTGCCAAAGTTAAACGATGACGATTTATTAATAATCACGGCCGATCATGGAAACGACCCGACTCATACAGGCACAGATCATACAAGAGAGCTTGTCCCTCTTCTTGCTTACGGTAAAACATTGGAACCGGTTCATTTAGGTCATCGTGAGACATTTGCGGATATTGGCGCAACCATTGCTGAGAATTTTAATGTAACGGCTCCAGAATACGGTAAAAGCTTTTTAAACGAGCTTACATCAAAGAATTTGTAATTACAGAGGAGGAAAAACAATGAGAATGGTTGACATTATTGAGAAAAAAAGAGACGGCTTAAGCTTAACAAAAGAAGAAATTCGCTGGTTTATTGGTGAATATACTGCAAACCGCATTCCGGATTATCAAGTATCGGCTTTGGCTATGGCCATTTATTTTCAAGATATGGATCAACATGAGCGTGCCGAACTTACGTTGGCTATGGCTGAATCAGGTGACCAAATAGATTTAACAGCAATTGATGGGATTAAAGTGGACAAGCATTCAACAGGTGGTGTTGGAGATAAGACAACGATAGCGCTCGTTCCATTAGTGGCAGCTGCTGGCGTACCTGTTGCAAAAATGTCAGGTCGAGGTCTAGGCCATACAGGAGGAACCATTGATAAATTAGAGGCAATTCCAGGATTCTCATGTGACATTGAGACGAAAGACTTTTTACATCAAGTTCAAACAAAAGGCTTAGCTGTTGCTGGACAAACAGGTAATTTAACACCAGCGGATAAACAACTATATGGCTTACGAGATGTGACTGGAACCGTTAACTCAATGGCGCTCATCGCAAGTTCCATTATGAGTAAAAAAATCGCTTCTGGTTCAGACGCCATTGTGCTCGATGTGAAAACAGGTTCTGGAGCATTTATGAAGTCTCTTGATGATTCAACAGGGCTTGCTAAAGCAATGGTTAATATCGGTGCAAATGTTGGACGGAAAACGATGGCGGTTATTTCAGACATGAATCAACCTTTAGGTGAAGGCGTTGGAAATGCTATTGAAATTCAAGAAGCGATCGACGTTTTAAAAGGAAAGGGACCAGAGGACGTTCTTGAGCTGTGTCTCGTCCTAGGTAGCCACATGGTTTTCTTGGCGGAAAAGGCTAGCAGTGTGGAAGAGGCACGCAAACAGCTAGAAGAAGTGATTGAAAATGGAAAAGCAATCGAAATGATGAAAGTCTTTATTGAAAGTCAGGGTGGAAACCCAGCTGTAATTGATGATGAAACGTTATTCCCACAAGCTCGCTATCAAATTGATGTTCCCGCAGCAGAAGCAGGCTATGTATACGAAATTGCCACAGACAAAATTGGCGTTGCTGCTATGCAATTAGGCGCAGGTCGAGCTACAAAAGAGGATCAAATCGACCTTGCTGTTGGGTTGAAGCTGAAGAAAAAAATTGGGGATCGCGTTGAAGTCGATGATACCCTCGTTACGCTCTATGCGAACCGAGAAGAAGTAGAAGACATCATAGCACTCGTCCAAAAGAGTTACCATATGCAAGAAGAAAAACCAGCATCAACAACGCTTATCTATAAGGAAATTTATCCGGAGAAAGCATAATAAAAAAAAGCCAGTTACTAATTCGGTAACTGGTCTTTTTTTTATCTTAATGAATAAACTCAATCAAACGAAATCTCGTAAGGTGTGTGGTCACCTTTATTCATAAGGCGAATGGTTTTTGGTTTTAATTCTAGCAAAATATATGAAGGGTCTGTGGCACTGTCAAAATAATGGGTAAGGGTGTCATGCCAAAATTCGTTTTTCGTTTCTTGATCGTCCCGAATAGTAGCTGTTCCTTGAAATTCGATAAATGCGTCATCATAGCCCTCGCCTGTATAACCAAGGAGAACGTGTACATGCGGGTTTTCTTCGACTTCTTTAGCCTTATACGTGCCGATATCCGTTGGTGTATACAGCGTGAAGTCTTTGTGATAAAACGTCATGTAACGAGAATGGGGGCGATTTTCTTTCACGGTTGATAAAGAACCAATCTTATGATCTTCCATTACAGCTAACATTTGTTGTTTCACTTTCGATTTATCCATAAGTAACACTTCCTTTTTATGAGCTACACGTAGTATTCCTCACTGTAAAAAAATAAAACCACTTTTCATGTTTACTTCATAGATAAAACGTCTATACAGTCAGTGTACGAAGTTTTTATAGAGGAGTGTGTTTTCATTATGGCAGATATCGTTTATACATCACATGCAACTGCACAAGGTGGAAGAGAAGGTCAAGTGACTTCAGATGACCAATTTCTTGACTTGAACTTGGTTAAACCAGGTTCAAAGAAGGAAGGCACAAATCCAGAGCAGTTATTTGCGGCAGGTTATGCTTCCTGTTTTGATGGGGCATTGAATTTAATGGCAGCTAACGCAAAAAAAGAGATTGAGTCAAAAACAACGGCGCATGTGTCTCTTGTGAAAGACCCATCAGACAATGGATTCCAAATTGGAGCGGAATTAGTCGTCGAAATTAATGGTGTTTCACAAGAAGAAGCTGAAGAATTAGTAGAACAGGCACATCAATTTTGCCCGTATTCTAAAGCCACTAGAGGAAATATTCAAGTGAAGTTAACAGCGAAAGCACAATAATAAGGAGGGTGTACATTGTCACTAGCAAAACATTTGGAACGCTTTAAGCAAATTCAATGTGAGAACGGCTGTTTAACAATCTATTTGCAGACTGGTAAAACAAGCACGGATCAACAAAAAGGAGAATGGAAAATTCGCCTCAAGAATGGGCTAAAGAAGCTTGAAGAATATTTAGAGGTTAGTGATAATCAAACCGAGTTTCAGGCATTTAAAAAACTGAAAAAAGAGGCTGAGCAACAGATTTTGGCGTTATCAACCAATATGCCAAAAAGCCTTGTTTTCATTGGTTCTTCTAATGGTGATGTACACTTGCAGAAGTTACAAGTCCCAGTGGAGAATGAATTTCGGTGGGAAAAGCACCCTGTTATTGATCAACTTGAAACATTAGAAGAGAAGTATCCTTTATCAGGAATCGTCATGATTAAAAAAACCGATGTACATACGGTTGAAACGAGTCTTGGTGAAGTAATCGAAGAAAAGCAATATAGTTGGGATGTTGAGTCTGAGGATTGGAAAGAGTATGTTGGGGCAAGGCCGCAAGGTGAGACAGGAGCTGCACTACACCGTGAGCAGTATGCTGATCGATTTGATGCGAATCAACAGCGATGGTTTAAAAAAATTGCTCAAAAAATTGAAAAAGAATCAAAGCAAAAGCAATGGTCAACACTGCATTTAGTTGGTTCTCCTGATCAAACAAGTGAATTTGCTAAACAATTGTCAACCCACGATCCTAAAATATCAAAGCGTAACTTGGCTAAATTAAAATCACATGAGATTATAAAAGAGCTAAACGAAGAAGTCGTTTAAACTCGTTTAAGAAAGCGTCTCGAAACCCATTCGAGGCGCTTTTCATCGATTAAACTAGGCATCGATTTTGACAGGTGAAAAAGCACATCGCTATAATATGGAACATACATAGATGGCGAAAAGAAGGTTATGCAATGAGTGAGGAAAAAGAGGAACTGCCTCCATTTAATAAGAAACCATTAGTTGCTGTATTGTTAATTGGAGCGTTTGTGGCAATATTAAATCAAACTTTGTTAACAACAGCATTACCACATTTAATGTCTGATTTAGACATTAATGAAAATGCAGCACAGTGGGTAACTACGATTTTTATGCTAGTTAATGGGATTATGATCCCTATAACGGCTTTTTTAATTGAAAAATTTAAAGCTCGATCACTTTTTTTGACAGCGATGACGCTATTTGGTTTAGGAACACTGCTTTGTGCGATCTCGCCCAATTTCAGTATGTTACTTGTAGGTCGAATCATTCAAGCTTCAGGTGCAGGGATTATGATGCCCCTTATGCAAACTGTTTTTCTTCTCATTTTCCCGAAAGAGCGGCGTGGACAGGCGATGGGCATGGTTGGGCTTGTTATTTCATTTGCGCCTGCGATTGGACCTACCTTATCTGGTTGGCTAGTAGAATCGTATCACTGGAGTATTTTATTTTGGATTCTTATGCCAATTGTTGTCATTGATATTGTTGCGGCGATCTTTGTCATGCGAAACGTCACAACGTTGCGTCACCCTAAGCTAGATCTTCAGTCCATCATCCTTTCAACATTTGGTTTCGGTGGTTTATTATTTGCATTTTCAAATGCAGGGCAAGCAAGCTGGGGGAGCCCTCTTGTTTATGTGCCTTTACTGATAGGGATCGTCACACTTTATCTCTTTGTGACCCGTCAATTAAAGCTTAGTCACCCAATTTTAGAGTTTCGTGTGTTTACGTATCCAGTTTTTACATTAACAACGGTGATGGGGATGCTTGTATTTGTATCTCTCGTGGGACCGGCTACAATCTTGCCAATTTATATGCAAAACATGCAAGGCTATTCTGCCTTTGAGACGGGGTTAACCATTTTACCTGGAGCTGTGCTGATGGGAATGATGTCGCCAATAACGGGGAGAATTTTCGATAAATTTGGTGCAAGGACTTTGGCGATTATCGGCTTAACGTTCATTTTCTTGTCTTCGTTATTTTATACAAATTTAACGGTGGACACATCGTTAACGTATCTAACCATTGTCTACGCGGTGAGAATGTTCGGATTATCCCTTGTATTAATGCCAGTAACGACTGAAGGATTAAATGTATTACCAAGAGAACTTATTCCCCATGGAACTGCAATGAACAATACAATGAGGCAAGTGTCTGGGTCAATTGGAACGGCAATTCTCGTTTCTGTTATGACTGCGTCTGCTTCAGCTGGGCAAAGTGAATCTATGATACAAGGAGTAAACAATGCTTTTATTGTGGCAACGGTTATAGCGTTTGTTAGCTTTATAATGGCGTTTTTTATAAAGAAAACCCCTCAACATTAAGGTTATTCCTGAAAAGATGTTTTCTCCCCTTTTCATTCGGGTATTTAAACGAGTAGAACAGATAGAGAAGGAGAGATAGAGATGAAGGAATATACGGTGACGCCAAATAAAGATGCAACAACCTGGTTTGTAAAAGTAGAAGATGTTGCACCATTAGAAGAATATGATAAACAATCGAAAGCAATTGAAGCTGGCGAGAAGCTTGCACAAGAAAACCAGCCAAGCCGATTAATTATTTTCGATGAGTATCACAAGCAACAAGAAATTAAAACGTTTTAAACGAAGC from Shouchella hunanensis includes these protein-coding regions:
- the deoB gene encoding phosphopentomutase is translated as MTQVFKRVVVIVMDSVGIGEAPDAEAFGDKGTNTLGSIAKQYDALHIPELEKLGIGKIAPLKGIEAVANPSASYGIMQEASVGKDTMTGHWEIMGLRIDEPFRVFPDGFPEDLLQALEEKTGRGIIGNKVASGTEILDELGSEHVKTGKLIVYTSADSVLQIAAHEDIVPVDELYRICEIARELTLDPKYMVGRIIARPFVGDASGWKRTSNRHDYALKPFGKTVMNALEDAGLDSIALGKISDIYDGEGVTASIRTVSNEDGMNKLIKQMDEAFTGLCFLNLVDFDALFGHRRDVVGYGQSLNEFDAQLKELLPKLNDDDLLIITADHGNDPTHTGTDHTRELVPLLAYGKTLEPVHLGHRETFADIGATIAENFNVTAPEYGKSFLNELTSKNL
- a CDS encoding pyrimidine-nucleoside phosphorylase, producing MRMVDIIEKKRDGLSLTKEEIRWFIGEYTANRIPDYQVSALAMAIYFQDMDQHERAELTLAMAESGDQIDLTAIDGIKVDKHSTGGVGDKTTIALVPLVAAAGVPVAKMSGRGLGHTGGTIDKLEAIPGFSCDIETKDFLHQVQTKGLAVAGQTGNLTPADKQLYGLRDVTGTVNSMALIASSIMSKKIASGSDAIVLDVKTGSGAFMKSLDDSTGLAKAMVNIGANVGRKTMAVISDMNQPLGEGVGNAIEIQEAIDVLKGKGPEDVLELCLVLGSHMVFLAEKASSVEEARKQLEEVIENGKAIEMMKVFIESQGGNPAVIDDETLFPQARYQIDVPAAEAGYVYEIATDKIGVAAMQLGAGRATKEDQIDLAVGLKLKKKIGDRVEVDDTLVTLYANREEVEDIIALVQKSYHMQEEKPASTTLIYKEIYPEKA
- a CDS encoding pyridoxamine 5'-phosphate oxidase family protein: MDKSKVKQQMLAVMEDHKIGSLSTVKENRPHSRYMTFYHKDFTLYTPTDIGTYKAKEVEENPHVHVLLGYTGEGYDDAFIEFQGTATIRDDQETKNEFWHDTLTHYFDSATDPSYILLELKPKTIRLMNKGDHTPYEISFD
- a CDS encoding organic hydroperoxide resistance protein, whose protein sequence is MADIVYTSHATAQGGREGQVTSDDQFLDLNLVKPGSKKEGTNPEQLFAAGYASCFDGALNLMAANAKKEIESKTTAHVSLVKDPSDNGFQIGAELVVEINGVSQEEAEELVEQAHQFCPYSKATRGNIQVKLTAKAQ
- a CDS encoding VLRF1 family aeRF1-type release factor, giving the protein MSLAKHLERFKQIQCENGCLTIYLQTGKTSTDQQKGEWKIRLKNGLKKLEEYLEVSDNQTEFQAFKKLKKEAEQQILALSTNMPKSLVFIGSSNGDVHLQKLQVPVENEFRWEKHPVIDQLETLEEKYPLSGIVMIKKTDVHTVETSLGEVIEEKQYSWDVESEDWKEYVGARPQGETGAALHREQYADRFDANQQRWFKKIAQKIEKESKQKQWSTLHLVGSPDQTSEFAKQLSTHDPKISKRNLAKLKSHEIIKELNEEVV
- a CDS encoding MDR family MFS transporter, which codes for MSEEKEELPPFNKKPLVAVLLIGAFVAILNQTLLTTALPHLMSDLDINENAAQWVTTIFMLVNGIMIPITAFLIEKFKARSLFLTAMTLFGLGTLLCAISPNFSMLLVGRIIQASGAGIMMPLMQTVFLLIFPKERRGQAMGMVGLVISFAPAIGPTLSGWLVESYHWSILFWILMPIVVIDIVAAIFVMRNVTTLRHPKLDLQSIILSTFGFGGLLFAFSNAGQASWGSPLVYVPLLIGIVTLYLFVTRQLKLSHPILEFRVFTYPVFTLTTVMGMLVFVSLVGPATILPIYMQNMQGYSAFETGLTILPGAVLMGMMSPITGRIFDKFGARTLAIIGLTFIFLSSLFYTNLTVDTSLTYLTIVYAVRMFGLSLVLMPVTTEGLNVLPRELIPHGTAMNNTMRQVSGSIGTAILVSVMTASASAGQSESMIQGVNNAFIVATVIAFVSFIMAFFIKKTPQH
- a CDS encoding DUF2188 domain-containing protein, yielding MKEYTVTPNKDATTWFVKVEDVAPLEEYDKQSKAIEAGEKLAQENQPSRLIIFDEYHKQQEIKTF